Proteins from a single region of Crassaminicella profunda:
- the pyrE gene encoding orotate phosphoribosyltransferase has product MNTSKELAKKLLEIQAVTIKSTDDLFTWASGIKSPIYCDNRLTMSYPKVRDLIAEGFQGLIKEKYPEAEVLVGTATAGIPHAAWVSQKMNLPMAYVRSSAKGHGKGNQIEGLVKQGQKVVVIEDLLSTGGSSMKAVKALQEAGAEVLGVVAIFTYGFSKVDDIFNKEKISYNTLTSYSVLLPIAIEMGYIEEQEKELLEKWSKEPYIFTK; this is encoded by the coding sequence ATGAATACTAGTAAAGAACTTGCAAAGAAACTTTTAGAAATTCAGGCAGTAACCATAAAGAGTACAGATGATTTATTTACTTGGGCATCTGGAATTAAATCTCCTATTTATTGCGACAATCGTTTGACCATGAGTTATCCGAAGGTAAGAGATTTGATTGCAGAAGGATTTCAAGGATTAATTAAGGAAAAATATCCAGAAGCAGAGGTTTTAGTAGGAACAGCTACAGCGGGTATTCCACATGCTGCATGGGTTTCTCAAAAAATGAATTTACCTATGGCCTATGTAAGAAGTTCTGCAAAGGGACATGGAAAAGGAAATCAAATTGAGGGGCTTGTAAAACAAGGACAAAAGGTAGTAGTGATTGAAGACTTACTATCAACAGGTGGAAGCTCTATGAAGGCAGTAAAGGCGTTACAAGAAGCAGGAGCAGAAGTATTAGGAGTTGTAGCAATCTTTACTTATGGTTTCTCTAAAGTAGATGATATTTTTAATAAAGAAAAAATTTCATATAATACGTTAACCAGTTATTCTGTTCTTCTTCCTATAGCCATAGAGATGGGTTATATTGAAGAACAAGAAAAAGAGCTACTAGAAAAATGGAGTAAAGAACCTTATATATTTACGAAATAG
- a CDS encoding ABC transporter permease gives MNQDIVISALSAAVIAGTPILYAALGEIICEKSGNLNLGVEGMMLIGAVCGFKAATATNNPWIGFLAAMLAAGLFSLIHAFLTITLKSSQVVSGLALTIFGTGLSSFIGKSMIGIPAPVKFEKIAIPFLSKIPFIGPVFFDQDLLVYVSYLMVIAVWIYLYKTNMGLKLKAVGENPAAADAVGISVSKIQYIHVFIGGVLAGAGGAYLSLAYAPAWLENMTAGRGWIAVSLVIFALWNPSRALIGSYIFGGLDILGYRAQTLGFTISPFFMKMLPYLFTVGVLIFISAKKGNRNIAAPEGLGLSYSREER, from the coding sequence ATGAACCAAGATATTGTGATTAGTGCATTGTCAGCAGCAGTTATTGCTGGAACTCCTATTTTATATGCAGCTTTAGGAGAAATCATTTGTGAAAAATCTGGCAATTTAAATTTAGGTGTTGAAGGGATGATGCTTATTGGTGCTGTATGCGGTTTTAAAGCAGCAACTGCAACCAATAATCCTTGGATTGGATTTTTAGCTGCAATGCTGGCAGCAGGATTATTTTCATTGATTCATGCATTTTTGACCATTACATTAAAATCTAGTCAAGTTGTAAGTGGTTTAGCTCTCACCATTTTTGGAACAGGATTAAGTAGCTTTATTGGAAAGAGTATGATCGGTATACCAGCACCTGTAAAATTTGAAAAAATAGCGATTCCTTTTCTTTCAAAGATTCCTTTTATAGGGCCTGTATTCTTTGATCAAGATTTGTTAGTATATGTTAGTTATTTGATGGTTATTGCTGTATGGATTTATTTATATAAGACCAATATGGGATTAAAGCTAAAAGCCGTTGGAGAAAATCCTGCAGCAGCAGATGCTGTTGGGATTTCTGTAAGCAAAATCCAGTATATTCATGTATTTATTGGAGGTGTTCTTGCTGGAGCAGGTGGGGCCTATTTATCCCTTGCTTATGCACCTGCATGGCTTGAGAATATGACAGCAGGAAGAGGGTGGATTGCCGTATCATTAGTTATTTTTGCCTTATGGAATCCATCAAGGGCTCTTATAGGTTCTTATATATTTGGAGGGCTAGATATTTTAGGTTATCGTGCACAAACCTTAGGGTTCACTATTTCTCCATTTTTTATGAAAATGCTGCCTTATTTGTTTACTGTAGGCGTATTGATTTTTATATCTGCGAAAAAGGGAAATAGAAATATAGCAGCACCAGAAGGACTCGGACTTTCTTATTCAAGAGAAGAAAGATAA
- a CDS encoding ABC transporter permease, protein MTKLLKIEKRNVSSPYALAGIRIGSIFLALTIGAIFLIFSGHSPIETYGTMVDGAFGSTYGINETIVKTIPLLLATLAVSVAFRMKLWNIGAEGQIYAGGIVASGIALNFGHLPAYILIPMMLIGGFLGGAIWAMVPAIARAFWGTNETITTLMMNYVGILSVDYLVFGPWKDPDGFNFPITKEFSPAAFLPSFGNTRVHMGIVIALIVAFILYVVLNKTVWGYELRVAGENSTAAKYAGMNVVKNIILSLLVSGGIAGIAGMTEVSGIIHRLQSNFSPGYGYSAIIIAWLARLNPIAAIFVSFLFGGLIVGGYAVQTSGLPASIALMLQGLILFCVLGGEFFTQYRVSLDQRFFAKKEAKINEPRYCD, encoded by the coding sequence ATGACAAAGTTACTAAAAATAGAGAAAAGAAATGTAAGTAGTCCGTATGCTTTGGCTGGCATAAGGATTGGGAGTATTTTTCTTGCATTGACTATAGGAGCAATATTCCTTATATTTTCTGGACATTCTCCTATAGAAACATATGGTACCATGGTGGATGGTGCTTTTGGTTCTACTTATGGAATTAATGAAACGATTGTAAAGACGATTCCACTTTTACTTGCAACATTAGCTGTATCTGTTGCTTTTCGAATGAAGCTTTGGAATATTGGGGCAGAAGGACAAATTTATGCAGGAGGGATTGTTGCAAGTGGCATTGCTTTAAATTTTGGACATTTACCTGCGTATATATTGATTCCTATGATGCTCATAGGAGGGTTTTTAGGAGGCGCTATTTGGGCAATGGTTCCAGCTATTGCTAGAGCCTTTTGGGGAACTAATGAAACCATTACTACATTAATGATGAATTATGTAGGAATTTTATCAGTAGATTATCTTGTTTTTGGACCTTGGAAAGATCCAGATGGATTTAATTTTCCTATTACAAAGGAATTCAGTCCTGCAGCGTTTTTGCCAAGCTTTGGGAATACTCGGGTGCATATGGGGATTGTTATCGCTTTGATTGTAGCTTTTATCTTGTATGTGGTCCTTAATAAGACGGTATGGGGATATGAACTAAGAGTTGCTGGTGAAAATAGCACAGCTGCTAAGTATGCAGGGATGAACGTGGTGAAAAATATTATATTATCCCTTTTGGTGAGTGGTGGAATTGCAGGAATTGCAGGAATGACAGAAGTATCTGGAATTATTCATAGACTACAATCTAATTTTTCGCCAGGATATGGCTATAGTGCTATTATTATTGCTTGGTTAGCAAGATTGAATCCTATTGCAGCTATTTTTGTATCCTTCTTATTTGGGGGACTAATTGTAGGCGGATATGCAGTACAAACTAGTGGATTGCCAGCATCAATTGCTTTGATGCTTCAAGGATTGATACTTTTTTGTGTATTGGGAGGAGAATTTTTTACCCAGTATCGTGTGAGCTTAGATCAAAGATTTTTTGCTAAAAAGGAGGCTAAAATCAATGAACCAAGATATTGTGATTAG
- a CDS encoding ABC transporter ATP-binding protein — MNDNLLVAMDSIGKRFGQNWVNQDVNFSLKKGEIHALLGENGAGKSTLMNILAGVYKQDAGEMMLHGKKVILSSPKDAILNGVGMIHQHFKLVENLTASENIILGYKKGLFLNKKKIEKEILDFSEKYGLSIHPSDYVYHMSVGEKQRIEILKALYRGADILILDEPTAVLTPQEIKELFTILRKMAANGCGIVIITHKMREVMDLADRITVLRKGVQVGTVLKSEVDEKTLTEMMVGKPISEKKIKDRKEGKEIGLDIENVTINNDKGIAALKNVSFQVRKGEIVGIAGISGNGQKELAEGIAGLRKMESGNIKIDGQEVGGKSVRQIIDMGFSFVPEDRIGMGLVGSMDLTDNFILKDYRKAKRRKGFFIQKKKIREEAKKIVDQFEIKIADIDAPISSLSGGNLQKILLGREILEDPKVLIAAYPVRGLDIATTEAVYDLLLKQRDKGCAVLFISEDLEHILRLSDRIVVLEGGKVTGIVKPEETTMDEIGMMMLSGQVG; from the coding sequence TTTTTCATTAAAAAAAGGGGAAATTCATGCCCTATTAGGAGAAAACGGTGCGGGTAAATCTACTTTAATGAATATTTTGGCTGGTGTTTATAAACAAGATGCGGGAGAAATGATGCTTCATGGAAAAAAGGTGATTCTTAGTTCGCCAAAGGATGCTATTTTAAATGGGGTAGGGATGATTCATCAGCATTTTAAGCTTGTAGAAAATTTGACAGCAAGTGAAAATATTATTTTAGGGTATAAAAAAGGGTTGTTTTTAAATAAGAAAAAGATAGAAAAAGAGATACTTGACTTTTCTGAAAAATATGGTTTATCCATTCATCCAAGTGACTATGTTTATCATATGTCTGTTGGGGAAAAACAAAGAATAGAAATATTAAAAGCTTTGTATAGAGGAGCAGATATATTAATATTAGATGAACCTACTGCTGTCCTTACTCCTCAAGAAATAAAGGAATTATTTACTATATTAAGAAAAATGGCTGCAAATGGATGTGGAATTGTAATCATTACTCATAAAATGAGAGAAGTTATGGATCTTGCAGATCGAATTACAGTACTAAGAAAAGGTGTACAGGTAGGGACGGTATTAAAAAGTGAAGTAGATGAAAAAACTTTAACAGAAATGATGGTTGGAAAACCTATATCAGAAAAAAAGATAAAAGATAGAAAAGAAGGAAAAGAAATCGGCTTAGATATAGAAAATGTAACCATTAACAATGATAAAGGAATCGCAGCTTTAAAAAATGTATCTTTTCAGGTAAGAAAAGGAGAAATTGTAGGGATTGCAGGAATTTCTGGAAATGGACAAAAGGAATTGGCTGAAGGGATTGCAGGCCTTAGAAAAATGGAAAGTGGAAATATTAAAATAGATGGTCAAGAGGTAGGTGGAAAAAGTGTCCGCCAAATCATTGATATGGGATTTAGTTTTGTACCAGAGGATCGTATCGGTATGGGGCTTGTAGGAAGTATGGATCTTACCGATAATTTTATTCTAAAAGATTATCGAAAAGCGAAGAGAAGAAAAGGCTTCTTTATTCAGAAGAAGAAAATAAGAGAAGAAGCAAAAAAAATTGTTGATCAATTTGAAATTAAGATTGCAGATATAGATGCACCTATTAGTAGTTTATCTGGAGGTAATCTTCAAAAGATCTTATTAGGAAGAGAAATACTAGAAGATCCAAAGGTTTTAATTGCAGCTTATCCTGTTAGGGGATTAGATATTGCAACAACAGAAGCTGTGTATGATTTATTACTAAAGCAAAGAGATAAGGGGTGTGCTGTTTTATTTATCTCTGAAGATTTAGAGCACATTTTAAGATTGTCAGATAGGATTGTTGTCTTAGAAGGGGGAAAGGTTACAGGAATTGTAAAACCAGAGGAGACCACAATGGATGAGATCGGTATGATGATGCTTAGTGGACAAGTGGGTTAG